In Elusimicrobium sp. An273, one genomic interval encodes:
- a CDS encoding TrkH family potassium uptake protein, whose translation MEPINWREVYARTKEFIKTSLKKYSVFLLRLTPHQNIAQAVLSYTLLGWILLSLPFMNTTDVSFIDNLFTSASAVSTTGLSSVNFAESYTFLGKLVVLLLIQIGGVGYMTFSSFLFLSFSQHHRLRKSQQEALAAEVSLPNTLKLSDFLWAAIVFTVIAESIGAVFLFNYFRHHSYGLFDAAWYSIFHSVSAFCTAGFSLWSNGLENFADSKTVNIVISALSLAGAIGFIVVTDVFNFIRRKTKEITYTTKIIIVITACLVLFGTATLFITTPGITLLEAFFQAVTAMTTAGYNTVNIGGLSACSLLILIFLMSIGGSPSGTAGGIKTTAFASVLAITYNRLRLNTRVEFLGRRIPLVRLYAATSTLMIYIVSLFTSIFLLTWTEDLPFLSLAFESASALGTAGLSTGVTMELSVLGKLIIIFTMLVGRIGVVTFGMALLGTDEDDNDEQDEKPAEREDVAI comes from the coding sequence ATGGAACCCATTAATTGGCGGGAAGTATACGCCCGCACAAAAGAGTTTATCAAAACCTCGCTCAAAAAATATTCCGTTTTCCTGCTGCGGCTTACGCCCCACCAAAACATTGCTCAAGCCGTGCTTTCCTACACTTTGCTGGGGTGGATTTTGCTTTCGCTGCCGTTTATGAATACGACGGACGTGTCGTTTATTGACAATTTATTCACTTCCGCCTCGGCGGTATCCACCACGGGGCTCAGCAGCGTCAATTTTGCAGAATCGTACACGTTCTTAGGTAAATTGGTGGTTTTACTGCTTATTCAAATCGGCGGGGTGGGGTATATGACTTTTTCGTCGTTTTTATTTTTATCCTTTTCTCAACACCACCGCCTGCGCAAAAGCCAGCAAGAAGCTTTAGCGGCCGAGGTTTCCCTGCCCAATACGTTAAAATTGTCCGACTTCCTTTGGGCGGCCATCGTTTTTACGGTTATTGCCGAAAGTATTGGCGCGGTGTTCTTATTTAACTACTTCCGCCACCACAGCTACGGCCTGTTTGACGCCGCTTGGTACAGCATTTTTCACAGTGTATCGGCTTTTTGTACGGCAGGGTTTTCCTTATGGAGCAACGGCCTGGAAAATTTTGCGGACAGCAAAACCGTCAATATCGTCATTTCCGCTCTCTCGCTGGCCGGCGCCATCGGGTTTATTGTAGTAACGGATGTGTTTAACTTTATCCGCCGCAAAACCAAAGAAATTACCTACACCACCAAAATTATTATCGTCATTACCGCTTGTTTAGTACTCTTTGGCACGGCAACTTTGTTTATTACTACCCCGGGCATTACCCTGTTGGAAGCGTTCTTCCAAGCCGTTACCGCCATGACCACCGCCGGGTACAATACGGTCAACATTGGCGGATTATCGGCCTGTTCCCTGTTAATTTTAATTTTTCTAATGAGCATCGGCGGTTCCCCTTCCGGCACGGCAGGCGGTATCAAAACCACCGCTTTTGCCAGCGTGCTGGCCATTACCTACAACCGCCTGCGCCTCAATACCCGCGTAGAATTTTTGGGCCGCCGCATTCCGCTGGTGCGCCTGTATGCGGCCACGTCTACTTTAATGATCTATATCGTATCGTTGTTTACCAGTATTTTCTTACTTACCTGGACGGAAGACCTGCCCTTTCTAAGCCTGGCTTTTGAATCGGCCTCCGCCTTGGGCACCGCCGGGCTTTCTACTGGCGTTACCATGGAGCTTTCCGTACTGGGCAAGCTGATTATCATCTTTACCATGCTGGTGGGCCGCATTGGCGTAGTAACCTTCGGCATGGCCCTGTTGGGAACGGATGAGGACGACAACGACGAACAAGACGAAAAACCGGCCGAACGGGAAGACGTGGCCATTTAA
- the rimO gene encoding 30S ribosomal protein S12 methylthiotransferase RimO, with the protein MKFYLISLGCPKNLTNSEEFSARLLAKGHKMVFSPEKADEIIINTCGFIASAVKEAKEEICYALDLKQKGIVKKVAVTGCLVERFKEQVEKEFPQLDTIFSIAAQEKVEDALKHRGTLLAPLPKKLWLPEYKMSLTAPHTAYLKVADGCNNRCAYCTIPFIRGNYRSKPMNEVLQEAKLMIENGVKEISLIAQDTTSYGIDLYGKPRLLELLEKLLKLKGLGRLRIMYGYPHRVTKEIARLIASTDKIFHYIDIPLQHIADPVLTRMNRHCDAAQIRRTLDMLKTEVPDISLRTNFIVGFPGETKKDFNELKKFVKEYEFDNMGVFEFFREKGTAAYGMEQIPARVKHERAHELEEVQSRVIDKINKRLVGTVLEAIADGPDFGRTYKDAPDIDGKVTFTRPVETGSIFKARVVAAQGYERELEPIE; encoded by the coding sequence ATGAAATTTTATTTAATCAGTTTAGGCTGCCCCAAAAATTTAACCAACAGCGAAGAATTTTCCGCCCGCCTGCTGGCCAAGGGGCATAAAATGGTCTTCTCGCCCGAAAAAGCGGACGAAATTATCATCAACACCTGCGGCTTTATTGCTTCCGCCGTCAAAGAAGCCAAAGAAGAAATCTGCTACGCACTGGATTTAAAGCAAAAAGGAATCGTCAAAAAAGTAGCGGTAACGGGCTGCTTGGTAGAGCGGTTTAAAGAGCAGGTGGAAAAAGAATTCCCGCAGCTGGACACGATTTTTTCCATTGCGGCCCAAGAAAAAGTGGAAGACGCCCTCAAACACCGGGGCACCCTGCTGGCGCCGCTGCCCAAAAAGCTTTGGCTTCCCGAATACAAAATGAGCCTTACAGCCCCCCATACGGCCTACTTAAAAGTGGCCGACGGCTGCAACAACCGCTGCGCCTACTGCACCATTCCGTTTATCCGCGGCAATTACCGCTCCAAACCGATGAACGAAGTACTGCAGGAAGCCAAACTGATGATTGAAAACGGCGTAAAAGAAATTTCGTTAATTGCGCAAGACACCACGTCCTACGGCATAGACCTCTACGGCAAGCCCCGCCTGCTGGAACTGCTGGAAAAATTATTGAAATTAAAAGGCTTAGGCCGCCTGCGCATTATGTACGGCTACCCGCACCGCGTAACCAAAGAAATTGCCAGGCTGATTGCGTCTACCGACAAAATTTTTCACTATATAGACATTCCCCTCCAGCACATTGCCGACCCGGTGCTTACCCGCATGAACCGCCATTGCGACGCGGCGCAAATCCGCCGCACGCTGGATATGCTAAAGACGGAAGTGCCCGATATTTCTCTGCGCACCAATTTTATTGTAGGCTTCCCCGGCGAAACGAAAAAAGACTTCAACGAACTTAAAAAATTCGTCAAAGAATACGAATTTGACAATATGGGCGTATTTGAATTTTTCCGCGAGAAAGGAACAGCCGCCTATGGGATGGAGCAAATTCCCGCCCGCGTCAAACACGAGCGCGCCCACGAACTGGAAGAAGTGCAAAGCCGCGTGATAGACAAAATCAATAAACGCTTGGTAGGCACGGTGCTGGAAGCCATTGCCGACGGGCCCGATTTTGGCCGCACGTATAAGGACGCCCCGGATATAGACGGCAAAGTAACTTTTACCCGTCCGGTGGAAACGGGCAGCATCTTTAAAGCGCGCGTGGTAGCCGCCCAAGGATACGAACGCGAGCTGGAACCGATTGAATAA
- a CDS encoding phospholipase D-like domain-containing protein, which produces MRKLRLLVCVFLCFSLGACVHNARKQEALRRVAAHEVEPADAFLSGHTLYIQYDYQGESFFFTADLTAAKSEGNVDIVPLLPRLVRNPEKLDHSRRVVIVGREWTDVLRRTIEPLIPPKQGQGVLLFIQNYETVLLRRADGTPDLVQLKDAPGDIEIVGHIEARQFDVLVSEQLKKMVAATGEPYTRFLLRLDGVPASPFIYLDTAKNANVQLQLPDYYEVKKEMTSLGFSTAFVYSFFVKSHLFSTLKAPFTTVHRLAAFGTSTVYAALPPHAWDLKEVPPLNASGEEMDLADFNRWLDKKISRQNYKAFVTLLIDGEEFFPHFMLAMQRAQESIFTNVYIFMADPYGLSIADVMKARANEGIDVRVIVDELNTVLNSGKNPELKTSETFIMPKYITSYLRKDSKAKARTHLNPWGTFDHSKVYIIDRKLAYTGGMNIGQEYRYTWHDMMVALQGPVVGRLVKTFYENWSFTGWGGDYAAAYRKLFSKRQREANREAPGMIDVRLMYTKPNDSEIFDAQREAIRRAKKRIYIQNAYFSDDRIIKELIDARGRGVDVRVILPGENDVGIMDVNNRAMANKLLKNGVRVYFYNGMSHVKAAVYDGWAVIGTANFDKMSLYINKEMSLGISDPAFVAELTERLFEKDFQNSKELTEPLDIAWTSVIVTALTNQM; this is translated from the coding sequence ATGCGTAAGCTGCGTTTGTTGGTGTGTGTTTTTTTGTGCTTTTCTTTAGGTGCGTGCGTGCACAATGCCCGCAAGCAGGAGGCCCTGCGCCGGGTGGCGGCACACGAAGTGGAGCCGGCGGACGCTTTTTTAAGCGGGCATACGCTGTATATTCAATACGACTACCAAGGGGAAAGTTTTTTCTTTACCGCCGATTTAACGGCCGCCAAGTCCGAAGGAAATGTGGACATTGTGCCGCTTTTGCCGCGGCTGGTTCGAAATCCGGAGAAGTTAGACCACAGCCGCCGCGTGGTTATTGTAGGAAGAGAATGGACGGATGTGCTTAGGCGCACCATTGAGCCGCTCATTCCGCCCAAGCAGGGGCAGGGCGTGTTGCTTTTTATTCAAAATTACGAAACGGTACTGCTTCGCCGGGCGGACGGTACGCCGGACTTGGTGCAGCTGAAAGACGCTCCGGGCGACATTGAAATTGTAGGCCATATTGAGGCCCGCCAGTTTGACGTGCTGGTCAGCGAACAGCTCAAAAAAATGGTGGCGGCCACCGGGGAGCCGTACACCCGGTTTCTGCTGCGGTTGGACGGGGTGCCCGCCTCGCCGTTTATTTATTTGGATACTGCCAAAAACGCTAATGTCCAACTCCAGCTGCCGGATTATTACGAAGTAAAAAAGGAAATGACCTCCCTCGGCTTTTCCACGGCGTTTGTATATTCCTTTTTTGTAAAAAGCCATTTGTTCAGCACTTTAAAAGCGCCCTTTACCACTGTGCACCGTCTGGCGGCGTTTGGCACATCCACCGTATACGCGGCCTTGCCGCCGCATGCGTGGGATTTAAAAGAAGTGCCGCCGCTGAACGCCTCCGGCGAAGAAATGGATTTGGCGGATTTTAACCGCTGGCTGGACAAAAAAATCAGCAGGCAAAATTATAAAGCGTTTGTAACGCTGTTGATAGACGGGGAAGAATTCTTTCCGCATTTTATGCTGGCCATGCAGCGGGCACAAGAAAGCATTTTTACCAACGTATATATTTTTATGGCCGATCCCTACGGCCTTTCCATTGCCGACGTGATGAAAGCCCGCGCCAACGAAGGGATAGACGTGCGCGTGATTGTAGACGAACTGAATACGGTATTAAATTCGGGCAAGAATCCGGAGCTTAAAACTTCGGAAACATTTATTATGCCCAAGTATATTACGTCGTATCTGCGCAAAGATTCCAAAGCCAAGGCCCGCACCCACCTAAACCCGTGGGGAACGTTTGACCACAGCAAAGTGTATATTATAGACCGCAAACTGGCCTATACGGGTGGGATGAATATCGGGCAGGAATACCGCTATACGTGGCACGATATGATGGTGGCCCTGCAGGGGCCGGTGGTGGGAAGGCTGGTAAAAACATTTTATGAAAACTGGTCTTTTACGGGCTGGGGGGGCGATTATGCGGCGGCGTACCGCAAGCTCTTTAGCAAGCGCCAGCGGGAAGCAAACCGCGAAGCGCCGGGAATGATAGACGTGCGGCTGATGTACACCAAACCCAACGATTCCGAAATTTTTGACGCCCAGCGCGAAGCCATCCGCCGCGCCAAAAAACGCATCTATATTCAAAACGCGTATTTTTCCGACGACCGCATTATCAAGGAACTAATTGACGCCCGCGGAAGGGGGGTGGACGTGCGCGTAATTTTGCCCGGCGAAAACGATGTGGGTATTATGGACGTGAACAACCGGGCCATGGCCAACAAACTGCTCAAAAACGGCGTGCGGGTGTATTTTTATAACGGGATGAGCCACGTCAAAGCTGCGGTGTACGACGGATGGGCCGTTATCGGAACGGCGAATTTTGACAAAATGAGCCTCTACATCAATAAAGAAATGAGCCTCGGAATTTCCGACCCTGCCTTTGTGGCGGAGTTGACGGAACGGCTGTTTGAAAAAGATTTTCAAAATTCCAAAGAACTGACCGAACCGCTGGATATCGCCTGGACTTCCGTTATTGTAACGGCGCTTACCAACCAGATGTAA
- a CDS encoding MFS transporter: protein MLLTSQSHKTPLQLLLTTEAFSSLTNQFMQILLPWYILSTTGSVLWTGVVGFCALLPNIFSSLFGAPVIDKLGRSKTMLSCEVIQLVLLGMIPVLIACGRDWPWLIGMIIFLSSFFDAPGQLARTALSPTFSRYADVPLSKTSGIIEAFDGIMSVVGPLLGGAIIALYGLLAAWIVCAAFCMVIVTLCIVVFTNRRPRQLHPVASYREVTAHLRADRSLWEPILFTIPTFILGQSWELILLPTYIYEHGFNSVYLGFLGAAFGLGAFAGALCFAALSKKFTFFKLLTLNYLGYLVSVLVLYFHLPTPIVLAATAACGIPFGAFGAMIISIILLRTPPPYRSKMLGLYATATYTVESLCVLGLAALIQAAGLQNTLLCVSGVFFGLVIISIWARRKDDFWTVLSSVNKKYLQNKTDLLQ, encoded by the coding sequence ATGTTGCTTACATCCCAATCCCACAAAACGCCGCTTCAATTACTGCTCACGACGGAGGCCTTCTCGTCTCTGACGAATCAGTTTATGCAAATTTTACTGCCGTGGTATATTCTCTCCACCACCGGCAGCGTTTTGTGGACGGGTGTGGTGGGGTTCTGTGCGCTGCTGCCCAACATCTTTTCTTCCCTGTTTGGCGCACCGGTAATAGACAAACTCGGCCGCTCCAAAACCATGCTTTCCTGCGAAGTCATTCAATTGGTACTGCTGGGGATGATTCCCGTGTTAATCGCCTGCGGAAGGGACTGGCCATGGCTGATCGGGATGATCATTTTTTTAAGCTCGTTTTTTGACGCGCCCGGCCAGTTGGCGCGCACGGCGCTCTCGCCCACGTTTTCGCGCTATGCGGACGTGCCGTTATCCAAAACCTCCGGCATTATTGAAGCGTTTGACGGCATTATGTCCGTGGTGGGGCCGTTGCTGGGCGGCGCCATTATCGCCTTATACGGTCTGTTGGCGGCGTGGATAGTATGTGCGGCATTTTGTATGGTTATTGTAACGCTGTGCATCGTGGTTTTTACAAACCGCCGCCCGCGCCAGCTGCATCCCGTGGCTTCGTACCGGGAAGTAACGGCCCACCTGCGGGCAGACCGCAGCCTGTGGGAGCCCATTTTGTTTACCATTCCCACTTTTATTTTGGGCCAATCCTGGGAGCTGATTCTGCTGCCTACTTATATTTATGAACACGGGTTTAATTCCGTTTATTTGGGCTTTCTGGGGGCGGCGTTTGGCTTGGGTGCGTTTGCCGGCGCCCTGTGTTTTGCGGCTCTGTCTAAAAAATTTACGTTTTTTAAGTTACTAACGCTTAATTATTTGGGATATTTGGTTTCGGTGTTAGTGCTTTATTTTCATTTGCCCACCCCCATTGTGCTGGCGGCCACGGCCGCGTGCGGCATTCCGTTCGGCGCGTTTGGGGCGATGATTATCAGCATTATCCTGCTGCGCACCCCGCCGCCCTACCGCAGTAAAATGCTGGGCCTGTATGCCACGGCTACCTACACGGTGGAAAGTTTGTGCGTGCTGGGGCTGGCGGCCCTGATCCAAGCGGCTGGCTTGCAAAATACCTTGCTGTGCGTGAGCGGAGTATTTTTCGGCTTGGTAATAATTAGCATATGGGCCCGCAGAAAAGATGATTTTTGGACTGTTTTATCGTCGGTAAATAAAAAGTATTTACAAAACAAAACAGATTTACTACAATAA
- the cdd gene encoding cytidine deaminase — protein MRKPLTKAEETALLDAAQAARENSYSPYSKFKVGAAVLTEDGRIFTGTNIENASYGLTVCAERNAMFAAVGAGQRRMRALALITQKLPGMAFNSPCGACRQVMSEFMPPNTPILIAVLDNNKRTVYRKQLRELMPFPFDKFSAK, from the coding sequence ATGAGAAAACCACTAACCAAAGCCGAAGAAACCGCCTTATTGGATGCTGCCCAGGCAGCACGTGAAAATTCTTATTCCCCCTACTCCAAATTTAAAGTGGGGGCTGCCGTCTTGACGGAAGACGGACGGATTTTTACCGGCACCAACATTGAAAACGCTTCCTACGGGCTGACCGTCTGCGCGGAGCGCAATGCCATGTTTGCCGCGGTAGGCGCGGGCCAGCGCCGCATGCGGGCCTTGGCGCTGATTACCCAAAAACTGCCGGGCATGGCGTTCAACTCGCCCTGCGGGGCCTGCCGGCAGGTGATGAGCGAGTTTATGCCGCCCAACACGCCTATTTTGATTGCCGTGCTGGACAATAATAAACGCACGGTGTACCGCAAACAACTGCGGGAGTTGATGCCTTTTCCGTTTGACAAATTTTCAGCAAAATAA
- a CDS encoding GDSL-type esterase/lipase family protein — translation MKKWIVLLLAAGAVYYFMKDTPAVKNVNNAGSTVVAFGDSLTAGYGAPKGEAYPDFLSKKIGREVVNLGLSGETAAHAPSRLAHVLEQNPYMVLIEFGANDYMQGRSMETAVAAVGQIVDAVQQAGAIAVIIDTGGPGMGRYTQAYKEMARQKEAVFVPEILKGIFNKRQYKSDMVHPNGAGYEIVAERVYQEIKPYLK, via the coding sequence ATGAAAAAATGGATTGTGCTGCTGTTGGCGGCGGGGGCGGTATATTATTTTATGAAAGATACGCCTGCTGTAAAAAATGTAAATAATGCCGGAAGTACGGTGGTGGCGTTTGGCGACAGCCTGACCGCCGGCTATGGTGCGCCGAAGGGAGAGGCGTATCCGGATTTTCTGTCTAAAAAAATAGGAAGAGAAGTGGTGAACTTGGGCCTCTCCGGCGAGACGGCCGCCCACGCGCCTTCCCGCCTGGCGCATGTGCTGGAGCAAAACCCCTATATGGTGCTGATTGAGTTCGGCGCCAACGATTATATGCAGGGGCGCAGTATGGAAACGGCCGTGGCGGCAGTGGGGCAGATTGTGGACGCCGTGCAGCAAGCGGGCGCCATTGCCGTGATTATAGACACCGGCGGCCCGGGCATGGGCCGCTATACCCAAGCGTATAAAGAGATGGCCCGGCAGAAAGAAGCGGTATTTGTGCCGGAGATATTGAAAGGCATTTTTAATAAGCGGCAGTATAAGTCCGACATGGTGCACCCCAACGGTGCCGGCTATGAAATTGTGGCCGAGCGGGTGTATCAGGAAATTAAACCCTATTTAAAATAA